In Anopheles arabiensis isolate DONGOLA chromosome 2, AaraD3, whole genome shotgun sequence, the genomic window gacatgagtccggcatcctcatgacatgccccagccatcgtatcctgccagccttcgccaccgtcaggatgctcgattcgccgtacagctcagcaagctcgtggttcatccttcttctccacgctccatgctcgaacacaccgctcggatggtccaggattcgtgtccgtagaggaccaccgggcgaatcaatgtgcgatatatctgACATTTTGTGCGggctcgaagtcttctggatctcagcagtcggtaAAGCCCATAATATGCACGATTCCCCTGCACAAAGCGTTTCCGGGTTtagctgctgatgtcgttgtccgaagtaacgaccgttCCGAGATAGCGGAACACCTTTACTACCTCGAGATTGTTGCCGTCAACTAAAACACTGCCTCCCAGATGATCTGAGtcaccggcaagcaggtacttcgtcttcgtcgcattaattctcaatccaattcgtgctgcttcgcgtttgagtcgggtgtacgcctcacacaccttcgctattgtcctgccgatgatgtcgatgtcatccctgaagccaagaaattggtGAGACCATtagaggatcgtgccacggatgtcgttgtctagaCCCGCGCCTggaatgacaccttccagggcgatgttgaagagcagacaggagagtccatcaccttgcctcagacccctgtgagatacgaacgattccgacggcAAGTTCGATAACATTCTggaaaaaaatctgaaaacCCCCTCTGAATCTTTATGGTATGATAATTTCAAAATTATCTTGCAAACACATGGTGGTAGTGCTATTTTCGGTGGTAGTGCTATTTTACTCTGCGTAATTCAGACTACAAAAAATTATGTATTAGTcgattaaattattattcgATTCCAGAAACTAATGATTTTGTGTAAAGTGGCGGCTTCCTAAAGTCGGACACCTTGGACCACTTATTGGACAACTTTCTTCACTCGTCGTTGAAGACGCTCTTTTGATATGATGAAATACAACGATATGATTCTGCAAAAACATTGGCCTTGATACTTTAATAATCTCGGAAAATGATGCATACATGTAAAAAAGGATTGAAGCATTTGAGGTCCACTAAAAGTCGGACTGTCTTCATtccaaaattaaatcaaagcTTCTCAATATTGGCCAAAGTGGTGCTGAAATTGTATAATTATAGTTATTAGTCATTAGTATCAGTCAACGGTGCCTTAGTACATCGTGTACGCTTTAGTTAATCTAAGTTTAGGGCACCTGTTTCGAGATTTTATATTCCCGactatttttttacaacaGTAGAATCGAAGCGTTCATttctgtccaacaggaattcaaagccgctttagacaAGTCTCaactaccagaaaacagatatgaaactacgagGGAGAGGTGGatcgctctaaaaacaaaaataaaataaactgtgcaagaaatatactcccaccacgtcgtggcaacaccatatctgactggttcgacgatgaatgcagacaagtgaccgaacgtaagaatactgcataccgagcaatgcggCAACGTCCTAGAACgtgggcatgcgcagagggatactcacggctcagacgcgaagagtAACGAGTACACCGCttcaagaagcatgctttggatgAGCAGAACATGCGTGAACTCGAACAAACCAGAGAGgtgtacggaccgacacgaaagttttaccaagcgatagcaggtcaccgaaacaacgttgtacctaagatggagatctggttagtaaccagccagatGTCCTCTCGTGGTGTGCTCAGTACTCTGgtgaattactcaacgaccaggttaatgaacagctagaagcgccactagcacatgtgtcatgctactgccatcTAACATGGATGTtgctgaactggtcaagaatggagctgcacgactagaaaacgagattcatcaaattgttactgaggtgtgggatagcgaatcgatgccttgtgattggaatctcggcatcatctaccccatatacaagaagggagataggttggactgcaacaactacaagggtattacggtgttgaataccgcctataaaatattctccctgatccttcaggatcgccttgtcccgcacgtcgaagagatagtaggaaactatcaaagaggattccgaaacggaaaatcaaccactgatcagatcttcaccatgcggcagatcttggagaagatggctgaatacagacacgacacataccatctcttcattgacttcaaagccgcatatgatagcatagctagggtaaaactgtatgacgctatgagctcttttgtaATCCCGGCCAAACAATAAGGTTAGTTAAAATGACTATTACCAACGTCACTAGCCAGGTGAGGAATgtaaaactctcaggaccttttgctaccaccaagggtctgcgccagggggacgggcttgcctatCTCCTATTCAccctggcgctagagagggccatccgtgactcgagggtggagactacgggaaccatcttctataagtcaacccagatcctggcatacgctgatgatatagacatcattggtctgcggctctcctatgtagcagaagcctaccaagcaatcgagcaggcggcagagagcctcggattgcagataaacgaggcaatgACCAAACTGTTGGTGGCAACATTAGCAgccctaccaataaataatccaagcctacgtaggcgtgatgtgcagataggtgagcgcacttttgaagtcgtcccagaattcacctatcttgggtcaaaggtcagcaacgacaatagcatggaagctgagttgcgcgcaaggatgctggctgccaaccggtcattctacagcctgaaaaagcagttcatcTCAAAGAACCTGTTGCAACGGACGAAGCTAAGACTATAttgtacctatatagtacttGTACTCACATACACCTCTAAGATATGGACACTGTTCAAATCTGCTTAACATTTTTAGATAATTATTTCTCAATTTTTTATGCTTCATGTTGAGTGGAATCTAAATAGTCACTTGAACGAATCAACTCACTCATGCTTACTCCGGGAGCACATCTCTAGGTAGAAGCGCACTTATAGGGTTATTGCGGCAAATTTTAcatgcagattgcatactttgagGCGTGATGCTATAAAATCTACTTTTCCAATTATTCAAACctttattttcacattttgttttcaatacaTTCCAGATTCAACAATCCCGTCCTATGATAATTAGTTACGACTGCTGGAAGACTTCTTCGGCCGCACATTCAGCTGCATCACCACGCAGTACATCAAACGCTCCCGTATGCGACCCGTCATGCGTACCTCCCAATAGGTGCTGCCCGAACCGGGCAAATATCTGCGAAAAGTAAAATTCCTTAAGTAAAACCTAAAATCCCTCAATACCAGCCTTCAGGCTTCACTCACTTCACCAAACCATCGTCCACCAGCGTTGGCCCCATCACGTACGTCCCGTTCCAGAACGGACATTTCAACGGGGGCCGAAAGTTTTGCAAATACTCGCCGTACATCGTGCCCGATGCTTGCAGCAGTGCGCACCCGTCCGTATTGACGATGTTGCTCAGAAACGGGCGACAGTTGACCGTTGCCCGCATGTCGTCACACTGCTTGATCGCCACCGAGAGCCGATAGCTGGGTATGTTCTCGCGAAAGTATACCTCTCCGCTGACCACGTAGCTGGTGCGATTGTGCGCCGCAATACGCATATCCGGCACATACACGGGCAGGTTTTTCTTGCCCGCGCACTGGCCGACGCGCGTCACGAAGAGCTTCTTGCGCCCGACCGAGCCAACCGGACTGCCCACCGGTTTCAGTATGGAGAAAATGTCCTGCGCTCCATCGAGGGGGGTAAGGATGGTGGTAGCAAACAGCACGACCACTAAACAGGTGCGTCTAACCATGACGCTGACGGTGGCACGAATGAGACTAACAGATCGGTGATCGGTGGCCTTGTTCTGTAAAGTACTCTATTAACCTGCCTTATTAACCGGACTATCTTGATTTTGATCACACTAACGAGCGCCGAAATTGAGCTATACAAAAAGCAACATATCACGTTTATGTGCGGCTCATTACCGTGATTATGTTACGCCTGCGCTCTTCGCTACTGTGCGCGCTGGTGGTGGCACTGAGCGGCATACGACCGGGTGAGCCATACTTCTACAACGGCATCAAGTCCGGTCTCGAGCCGGATCTGAAGCACTCGCTGTTTCTCGACCGTGTCGGCCAGTGTCGTTGGCAGCATGATCTACCCATTTTCCTGTCCGACATGCGAATCGCACAACAGAACAACACGCACTACGTGATCAGTGGTGTGCTGCGAGTGCGGCGCAATATTACGGACGCTACGACGGGGACCGTTTCGATCGAGATCTGCCAAAATGCGACCCAGTGCCGTCCGTTTATCGATCGACCGGTGGCCATTGGAGATGTTTGTCAGTTTCTAGCCGAAAAGCGCCCCAGTTCGCTGGGGGAAGTGTTGGGACACAGTGTACCGCCACTACGTTGTCCCCTGACTAAGGGTGTGTACAGGATCAATGATGCACTGGTGGATTACAAACCGTTCCGGTAAGAATAGGTAGCAATGTTATTGCATGCACTTCATTTCTAAAGGAATATCTACATTTTTAGGTACTTTTCACCGAATGTTAGTAAACTTTGGCGCATCGATTTGGTAGCAGAGAGTGGCCAGAAGCGGGTGTTTTGTGTGAGAATTGAACTGTACGTCTACAGCTGGGAGGATATGCTGCCAAGGTACTGAAGTGTTGTACTTTACCTCAAATTTCGAGTGAAATTGTGCAACCCTTTTCTAAAATGATACAATaataatgttaaaaataataatgaataaatttctttctctAACTGAACATGCTTTCAACCCATTTTCGTCAGCTTCGTGTCAGCTTCATCAGAAGtatattaaaattatcattACACTAGAAAGTTTACCAGCTACTTACACACTTCCCCAGCGCTCCTATTCAAAAGCTTTGCACACATTGAAGCAACAGATCGCGCAACTTTAACCGGAGCGACTGCTTGCCACCGCAGACAATGTCCGTGCTCTTTTCGCTCACCTTTATCACCGTATCCTcggacggcagcagcagcgtcaccTCGTCCGCACTGCCCTGCTCCACCTTCAGATCCGTAAACCCGTCCTGGGCCAGCTTTTTCAGCAGCAGATTAATGTCCAGCGTGCCCCACTCGTACCGGACGGTGCGCAGCTGGCTGTACGGTTGCGGCGGACCGGCCGGTTTCGATTTGTGCTCGTCCGCCAGCTCCTCCTTGGTCGGCTCGAGCGGCAGCAGATCGTGAATGTTGTCCTTCACCTGCAGCACCCCGGTCACGGTCGACACGGTAACGCCCGGCTGCACCTCCTGCGGACAGATCGTTTTCGCCATCTTCGGGTTTAGGTAGACGCGGCCGCGCTTTCCTCTTAAGCGGCAGCTTGATCACCTCACCGCGCTTAAACTTTATAATCATTTTGTCCGGTATCGGATCGATGACGAGGTCCAGCTTTTGCGGCGCAATCGCCGGCGGCTGGGTGTAGTTCTCCGGTATTACCAGCACGCCCGGTTTCAGCTCCTTGATCAGCTTGTTGGCCTGCTGGAAGTTGAGCGACGTTTCGATCGGACAGTACACCGTCTTGATGGCGAGCGGCTGGTACGGGGCCAGCGCCTGCATGTGCGGAAAGTCCGGCTCGGTAAAGATGATGGTGTGCAGCGGGTTGCTGCCCCACAGCTCGACAAAGTGTACGGCGTCGCCGAACCGCAGGCTCGGATGGCCACAGAACACCACGCACGGCTGCCGGAACTCGGTACTGAAACCCTCCGAGTCGATGTGCTTGAAGTGCTTCAGCTTGGCGTTCTTTACCAGGCTCGCGTGCGGAAACGGTTCGTCCGGTATGTACACCTTGTTCTGCTTCGAGGTGGACAGCCACTCGGCCAGGATGTTGGAGTACGCGAGCGAGCTGTCCGCCACCGGCGAGATGAAAAACATCGGTATCTGGGTAAAGCCCTGATTGTCCAGACTGACCGAGAGGCATTCGAACAGATCGTACACGACGCCGGACGGGTAGCAGGGTATCAGCACCGAGCCACCGTTCCGCAGCGTCATCATCACGTTCATGCACAGCTCGCCCAGCATTGCGTCGGGATTGACGTGCGGTGCCTGGGTCAATCCGGTCATAATCACCACATCCGAATACTTCAACGCCGTCTGATTGATCGGTCGCGGATGTGTGGTCAGTGTGGAGGAGCCGCTGATGTAGGAAATCTTCTCCTGTCCCGAAACTATCGTCCAGTTGCTCGACCCAAGACAGAAGCCCGAGCTGATCGGTGTTACCTGCAGTGCGCCGAATATGTCCAGCTTCTGGTCGTACCCGGTCATCCGGACGCGTGCCAAACTCTTGTTGACCGCGTCCATGCTGAACAGGTGGCGCCAATTTTTCGGCTTAAACACATCGTTCAGCGGCATCGGTAGCTGGTGCTGGATCTCCTTCCACATCCGGGCGGTGCTTTCTTTCGGCGAGGCTTCGATGTACTCCACCAGCTCCTCGAGGAAAAAGCGACCGATCTGTAGCGTCGGTTCCGTGGCGTACACCTCGCCGCAGAACCCCGTCCCCTCGGTGATGTACGGCAGGGCGAGCATGTTCGTGTAGTTCGAGATCAGTATCACATCGATCTCGGAGAAAATCGATCAGCTTCTCGAGCGGTGGCACAAACTCCGGCGCCGAATTGACGAATGCACAGCCGCAGCATTCTTTTATCTCCTACGAGGGGATTGAAGGGAAGcaatatgtaaacaaaacggATCGAACAGTTTTTCTCCTTCAAACTTACCCCATCTTCCAGCTGTATGTCGGAATCGCGACAGTTCCAGTTTGGCAAACACTGAAACTTTGGGCTTTGCACCAACGGCAGGGGTAGAAAATTCAGCACCGAGCTGATCGACAAACCGCAGTCCAGCATTATCATCAAGCCCTTGTAGCTGAGCACGTAGCATGGTTTGGCCGGATCACCGCTCAACGCGTACTGCAAGGTAAACACATAAACATCactcaccaccatcacaatTGCCTAAAATCTGCTTTAAAGCAATGATACTTACTAATTTCatcttaaaataaacaaattttaatGCAGTAACGGAGCAAAACTCGTATTGTTTACGCCGGTTCAGCacgatgtaaacaaatcgAGCTGTCAAAATCGAAATCGACAACCACGGTGCTTATAGATGAGGTGGGATTGTTTTCCGAGAAATTGTTTGTAGAACAGTTCAGGACTGTGCTACGAGCGTAGAACAGTGCACGTGTTTGTGCATAACCgcaaatcgttttttttttaataaattacagATCGAATTGCAGAATTTAAGTTCTAATGGCCTTTTCTAATAACAAATTTCACAGTTCTGCATCATTACTCAGATTAATTTTTGGCTTAAGCGATCTCGTGGTACAATCGTCAGCTCgcacgacttaataacatgcccggcatgggttcaagtcttaTATGGACCGTATCCCCGTTGCAAGCACGGACTATCAGGTTGCATGGTTACTGAATAactctcgaaagcctgtatacaAGGCGCCATGTCCACGTAGGACGTTATGCCAAGTATTAAAATAATCTTTTGCTACATATTTGGGCTGGAATGAGACACATGGTTAAAAAAAAGGCCATAATACAACTAGCAGCAATACCTTagttcattttaatttttaattttctaaaCCGAACTTAGCTACTCAAGTATAAAACCATTGAACATGtattaaaaacataatcaTTTTGTTCCCACCGCATGGCTACTGAACCGAGCTAATAGCGCCATCAAAACTGGGAAAAGTGGTTCCGCTTCACCTTTCATTCCGATGTGAACCCTGAAATCACCGCCCAGATAAAGCACCGGATTTGTAATTAATCAtcaaaattgtaatttataaCCCAAATAAACTTGGACGCTTGATAACGCAAAAAGCAGTCTTGGTTGAATCGGATTGTCTGATGGTCAGGTTCAATTGCTTTATGTTAGAGGAGTTTGTCAGCTTGAGGCCCAGACATGATGCGAATCGCAACCAGAGCGCGTTTGTAAATGCAATTTCACTGGTACTTTTTAGGGGTAACGCAATTAGAGTGATTGTacgaaacaataacaatacatcTGTATGCATGGAAAATATGCCTTCGTCATTCTTTGgtacaacaaccgttgtcggtcaaggtctgccAGTACACCACTCAAATCCATTGACTATCAGCAGCTTATTGTTTTACCTCATAGCAGGGTTAGACAGTCTTACCGTATGGGGAGGACAAGGTCCATacagggcttgaacccatgacgggcatgttgttaggtcgtGCAAGTTGATGACAGTACCACAGGATCCGCCCAACGCTTCACATACCGAGCGGAAAAATACACAGAAAAGACCCCACTCGAAGCATACATTAATGATCTATTTAACTACCGTTGCCAGAGGAAGCAAAACACCACCCGAGGGGACCATTTTATTAAAACTTTCTAGTgcaccaaacacacgcaccTACACGTGGCTATTAATAAAGCAATGTACGATCATTTAATTGAGCATCGATCTTGTAATAAGATGTTTCTACTGCGCGAGCCAGCGCCACTACCCGCAACGAATGGTGCCCAACGTGCGTCATCGATACTGTGCGTCAacgacagcaaaaaacaaaaccaatcacTCTGGCCCCTCGGTATCCACAGACCACTGCTGCAGAGAGATAGCTTTCGCACGGGCTCGATCAACAGCAGGCCAAATGGGACCGGGCGCGTAAGATCTCCGGCTTAGTGCAATTGTTAATTAAAGTGACCGGCAAATAAGTGTACCTCGCATCCCGCTGCCCCCTGAAACCCCCCCACCCCAAGATTGGCATCGTGACCTATCCCGAGAACCGGGATTGATCCTGCATAAACCGCGCTCGCCTTATCAACCGTTCAAAGCACCGTTTAGGTACTTTCCCATTGTGCACAGAAATCGGAACTGACTAATTGACTCTCACCCGTCGAGTGTAtccgtgttgtgtgtgcgtgtatgtgcacCATATGTTTGGATGAGTTTGCCAGTGATAAGGGCCAGCCTTCGCCCAAATATCCCGCACCCGAAAACACAATGCGAGCGACCTCTGCTACCGTAGCGCGTGATGTTGATCAGCGTCGACTCCCGCACGGGGCTTATCGCGCTTTACGGGCCAGCCGTGTGGTTTCGCCACCCGCCGTCCGTGCTGTACTTTGTACTGTGGGTCTGGACCGCTCGAACACGGCCAATATCTGCaccctgtgtgcgtgtgagtgtgtgtttacgtgccaaagaaagagagagaaaacaactACGTTCCAAGGGGCTCGCCAAGCGCAATGCGACGGCTCATCGTTTGGGTCTATTCCTCGGCAAGCGTCTGCAGTACGGTAAAGTAGGATGCAGCACTTCGGATTATCTGTTCGAAATCGGTGATAAGCAGAGCGGTAAGGTGAGCTCCGGAACGGCCTCTGCGGTGGAGGTGTGTCACCTCCAGAATAGCACTTACGGTGGAAAACGTTTCCAGCGACATGGCGGAAAAGCTCCACGCGCGCATCTCGATCTGCCGCTGGCTGTACAGCAGCAGGACGTGCTGCGTGCTCTTGAACCGCTGCGCACAAAGCTCCCACTGTGCGTCGTACACCGAGCGGGGCAGCTCCGTACCCTGGTCGGTGggaataaatcaaacaacaaaccgTGTAGTAGTGGTGGGGGAAGGTTTCGAAGGCAGGATTCAACAATTGGAGCATGCTGTTCCCATTCTGTCCAAACATTGACCTGAATTCCGAACCGATCGTGAGAAATGCCCTTACCTCGTTCTGGAGCCGCTGGCCGTACCAGCAGAACTGGAACAGCTGATAGATAGCCGCTATCAGGTAGAGCACCATCAGCATCGTTTGCGAATCGCCCTCATCCTTCCGGGCAGCGTTTGCGAACGAATGGTGGTAGAAAGTAATTCAAcagaacgaaaacaataatCATCTCGCGCAAGGGGGGGGGAGCACTGATTCATCTCCTCACAGCATACTCACAGCGTGCATACTGGCGGCAAATGCAATGACACAGATAATCGAGGTGCTGGTAAACAgttgcaccagcagcaccggcgAGAAGATTTCATTTATCTTCTCAATCAGTCTGCCGAAAATTGGGGAGTGAAAAACAAATCGTAAGCGATGGGTGCTGGAAGCTCTCCACAACCACACAGCCTACTTAACTGTATCGTGCGGATGTGGTGCAGTATGCATTCCCGCTGAAAGAAGGCACGCTCCGCGTCCGTTAACCCAGGGTTCGCCGTTTCGTGCAGCAAATCTCTCAGCAGACGCATCAGCGAAGCGGCGTACAGTACCATCGCGACGTACAGACCGTCGAACGCCACCACCCCGGCCCAGGTGGTGTAGCCGGACAGTGATTCCGAGCAGAACAGTAGCTCAAACAGTGGGCTGCGTCGTTTAACGGGCTCCAGCAAGGGATAGTATGTGTTGTACACTGCAAAGTAAAATAAGTTAAATGCGGAAACCAACAACGAATCTTATCACGAAACACTCACCAAAGCTTCGGTTGAATGCATTGCCCTGGAACTGATTGTACAGATTGCTGCAGGCAGGTATGATGGAATAGTTGGACGCCACCAGCCCCACGACTAGCGTGTAGAAGCGCAAGTTAAGCTGCACCTCCTTGCACTGCCGCGCCAGCAGCTTGTGGATGCGGTGGAAGATAGTTCCCCGGTCGGctgcaaacaaacacgcacacacacaaacgacacGTGAATTATTTCAACCCCCGGCAATGGAGCACATCCGCACTACTTTTACTTTTGCGCAAAAATCTTATCTTCTTGATGAAGGTCGCGTCTTGCAACGTTTGCCATAGCTGCACTATCTCGGCCTCGTACGCGTGGATGCGCATCACCTTAATGCCCGTGGTGGTGATGCTAACGAAGCTGCAAAGTCCCTACAATCGCGGAATGAGAAggaatcttgtttttttttttggaaaattaaatcattttcctttttctcacCTGCACGACTAAACCAAGATTGCCCAGATTTCGGAAGAAAAACTCCGTCTGCAGGAAGGTGTTGAGCCAATGCATCAGCAGCATAAAGTAGTACAGCCTTCGGTACCAGTGGCTGCGCATCGAAACGTACTGGCCGGGCCAGATGCCCATCGTTGTGGCCAGTGCCCGTACCCAGTAGGTGCTGCGCTGCACGAGCTCGCCGTAATCGTCCTCCGGTTTGTAGTGTTCCGTGTCCATGGTTAAGCTGCCGTCTACTGTCTTAAGTCAATCGATGTGGGCTTAATTTATACGAAATGTTCTGATAATTTACTCCAATGAGGAGTTTCTTTGAAATTCTCTTTCAAGAGTGTGTTCCTGTGTCTTTGAGGACACTACTTAGGCCGTTAATACTTCATCACCTCCTCATTACCGGTACACTTCAAACTTGGTAAGATTCAATGGCAATTCGTGTGAATTGTGACACCTTTCACTATCAAATAG contains:
- the LOC120896882 gene encoding uncharacterized protein LOC120896882, with protein sequence MVRRTCLVVVLFATTILTPLDGAQDIFSILKPVGSPVGSVGRKKLFVTRVGQCAGKKNLPVYVPDMRIAAHNRTSYVVSGEVYFRENIPSYRLSVAIKQCDDMRATVNCRPFLSNIVNTDGCALLQASGTMYGEYLQNFRPPLKCPFWNGTYVMGPTLVDDGLVKYLPGSGSTYWEVRMTGRIRERLMYCVVMQLNVRPKKSSSSRN
- the LOC120896881 gene encoding LOW QUALITY PROTEIN: integrator complex subunit 9 (The sequence of the model RefSeq protein was modified relative to this genomic sequence to represent the inferred CDS: deleted 2 bases in 2 codons) → MKLYALSGDPAKPCYVLSYKGLMIMLDCGLSISSVLNFLPLPLVQSPKFQCLPNWNCRDSDIQLEDGEIKECCGCAFVNSAPEFVPPLEKLIDFSEIDVILISNYTNMLALPYITEGTGFCGEVYATEPTLQIGRFFLEELVEYIEASPKESTARMWKEIQHQLPMPLNDVFKPKNWRHLFSMDAVNKSLARVRMTGYDQKLDIFGALQVTPISSGFCLGSSNWTIVSGQEKISYISGSSTLTTHPRPINQTALKYSDVVIMTGLTQAPHVNPDAMLGELCMNVMMTLRNGGSVLIPCYPSGVVYDLFECLSVSLDNQGFTQIPMFFISPVADSSLAYSNILAEWLSTSKQNKVYIPDEPFPHASLVKNAKLKHFKHIDSEGFSTEFRQPCVVFCGHPSLRFGDAVHFVELWGSNPLHTIIFTEPDFPHMQALAPYQPLAIKTVYCPIETSLNFQQANKLIKELKPGVLVIPENYTQPPAIAPQKLDLVIDPIPDKMIIKFKRGEVIKLPLKRKAGRVYLNPKMAKTICPQEVQPGVTVSTVTGVLQVKDNIHDLLPLEPTKEELADEHKSKPAGPPQPYSQLRTVRYEWGTLDINLLLKKLAQDGFTDLKVEQGSADEVTLLLPSEDTVIKVSEKSTDIVCGGKQSLRLKLRDLLLQCVQSF
- the LOC120895574 gene encoding odorant receptor 63a-like, translated to MDTEHYKPEDDYGELVQRSTYWVRALATTMGIWPGQYVSMRSHWYRRLYYFMLLMHWLNTFLQTEFFFRNLGNLGLVVQGLCSFVSITTTGIKVMRIHAYEAEIVQLWQTLQDATFIKKIRFLRKTDRGTIFHRIHKLLARQCKEVQLNLRFYTLVVGLVASNYSIIPACSNLYNQFQGNAFNRSFVYNTYYPLLEPVKRRSPLFELLFCSESLSGYTTWAGVVAFDGLYVAMVLYAASLMRLLRDLLHETANPGLTDAERAFFQRECILHHIRTIQLIEKINEIFSPVLLVQLFTSTSIICVIAFAASMHADEGDSQTMLMVLYLIAAIYQLFQFCWYGQRLQNEGTELPRSVYDAQWELCAQRFKSTQHVLLLYSQRQIEMRAWSFSAMSLETFSTIIRSAASYFTVLQTLAEE